A region from the Rheinheimera mangrovi genome encodes:
- the trpD gene encoding anthranilate phosphoribosyltransferase, producing MSQSILALVQQSLKGETLSFEQSHQFFSAVVKGEVEPVLLTALLVALKMRGEKAEEIAGAAAAMRSAAATFPATVAGAIDCCGTGGDGSNTINISSTAALVAASMGLPVAKHGNRSVSSQSGSADLLEQLGINIQMSPATAANALSQCNSSFLFAPLYHAGIKHAMPVRTALKSRTIFNLLGPLINPAKPDYQLLGVYDPALTGVMAQALQQLGVKAAWVVHGSGCDEIALHGATKVSAVTATGAIEHFELTPADFGLATVSLSELAGGSPADNAKATLAILQGQGKEAHNQAVAANVAAMLQITAKGSDLKQQTAAVLEHLASGQAFSTLTQLRELSHG from the coding sequence ATGAGCCAATCGATTTTAGCTTTGGTGCAACAAAGCTTAAAAGGCGAAACTTTGTCTTTTGAGCAAAGCCACCAGTTTTTCAGCGCTGTGGTCAAAGGTGAAGTGGAGCCTGTATTACTGACAGCCCTGCTGGTTGCACTGAAAATGCGTGGCGAAAAGGCCGAAGAAATTGCCGGAGCTGCGGCTGCCATGCGCTCTGCCGCAGCCACATTTCCCGCTACTGTGGCTGGCGCTATAGATTGTTGTGGCACAGGAGGTGACGGCTCCAACACCATTAATATCTCCAGCACAGCGGCTCTGGTTGCCGCCAGTATGGGATTGCCAGTGGCCAAACATGGCAACAGAAGCGTATCCTCTCAGTCAGGTTCAGCCGACTTGCTGGAGCAATTAGGCATCAATATCCAAATGAGCCCGGCTACCGCAGCCAATGCCTTAAGCCAATGCAACAGCAGTTTCTTATTTGCGCCTTTGTATCATGCCGGCATTAAGCATGCGATGCCGGTACGTACAGCACTGAAAAGCCGCACCATTTTTAATTTGTTAGGTCCGCTGATCAACCCGGCCAAACCTGATTATCAGTTGCTTGGCGTGTACGACCCGGCTTTAACCGGCGTGATGGCGCAGGCGCTGCAGCAACTGGGCGTTAAAGCCGCCTGGGTGGTGCATGGCAGTGGTTGTGATGAAATTGCGTTGCATGGAGCCACCAAAGTCAGCGCTGTGACTGCAACAGGCGCCATTGAACACTTTGAACTGACCCCAGCTGATTTTGGTTTAGCCACAGTCAGTTTGTCTGAACTTGCAGGTGGCAGCCCGGCCGACAACGCCAAAGCTACCTTGGCTATTTTACAAGGCCAGGGTAAAGAGGCGCATAATCAGGCAGTTGCAGCTAATGTAGCGGCCATGCTGCAGATCACAGCAAAAGGCTCAGATTTAAAACAACAGACCGCAGCTGTACTTGAACATTTAGCTTCAGGTCAGGCATTTTCGACATTGACGCAGTTAAGGGAACTTAGTCATGGCTAA
- a CDS encoding anthranilate synthase component 1 — MNLQQITTTTGQVASFSQTLSIQPDPLQSFRALTSQGQMALLLESAEIDSKNSLKSLMLIDAALRIECNGLQVQVEALTDNGKTLLPYLASLLQGKAELDLSSNQLRVQFAKADPLLDEESRLLLPNSLTVLRLLQQQLQNNSDEPLAIFLGGVIGYDLVAMVEDLPQVPTAENQCPDYLFYLAETLLVVDHQANNSRLIGNVFCGAAAQQQYFVIGQRLSELQQLLQHAAETTTQAAEPAAKAEVKVDISDADFVAQVEALKQNIVAGDVFQVVPSRCFSLPCPDPQAAYAKLKQQNPSPYMFYLQDRNFSLFGASPESALKYEAKTAQVEIYPIAGTRRRGFAANGTIDRDLDSRIELELRQDEKEKAEHLMLVDLARNDVARISVPGSRYVKELLKVDRYSYVMHLVSRVVGTLKPELDALHAYQACMNMGTLVGAPKVRAAELIRGVEKKRRGSYGGAVGYLAGNGDFDSCIVIRSAYVQQGTAYIQAGAGVVYDSVAQAEADETRSKAQAVINAIQSAGAAV, encoded by the coding sequence ATGAACTTACAGCAAATAACTACCACCACAGGACAAGTGGCCAGCTTCAGTCAGACCCTGAGCATTCAGCCCGATCCGCTGCAAAGCTTCAGAGCCTTAACCAGCCAGGGCCAAATGGCGTTGTTACTTGAATCGGCAGAAATAGACAGTAAGAACAGTTTAAAAAGCCTGATGTTAATTGACGCGGCTTTGCGTATTGAATGCAATGGCTTGCAGGTTCAGGTGGAAGCCTTAACCGACAACGGCAAAACCTTACTGCCTTATCTGGCGTCTTTGCTGCAAGGCAAAGCAGAACTTGATTTGTCATCCAACCAACTCAGAGTACAGTTTGCCAAAGCCGACCCACTGCTTGACGAAGAAAGCCGCTTATTGCTACCGAACTCACTGACTGTTTTGCGTTTACTGCAACAACAACTGCAGAACAACAGCGACGAGCCTTTGGCGATCTTTTTAGGCGGTGTGATTGGTTACGATTTAGTCGCCATGGTCGAAGACTTACCTCAAGTGCCGACCGCAGAAAACCAATGCCCTGACTACCTGTTTTATCTGGCTGAAACCTTATTAGTGGTGGATCATCAGGCCAACAACAGCCGCCTTATTGGTAATGTATTTTGTGGCGCGGCAGCCCAGCAGCAGTATTTTGTCATTGGCCAGCGCTTGTCTGAACTACAGCAGTTGTTGCAGCATGCAGCTGAGACCACAACTCAGGCAGCAGAACCAGCGGCAAAAGCTGAAGTTAAAGTCGATATCAGCGACGCCGACTTTGTCGCACAGGTTGAAGCCTTAAAACAGAATATTGTGGCGGGTGACGTGTTTCAGGTGGTGCCATCCCGTTGTTTCAGTCTGCCCTGCCCTGATCCGCAAGCGGCTTACGCCAAACTGAAACAGCAAAACCCCAGCCCTTATATGTTTTACCTGCAGGACAGAAATTTCAGCCTGTTTGGTGCCTCGCCTGAATCCGCTTTGAAATACGAAGCCAAAACAGCCCAAGTGGAGATTTATCCTATAGCGGGCACCCGCCGCCGTGGTTTTGCGGCCAACGGCACTATAGATCGCGATCTGGACAGCCGCATCGAACTGGAACTGCGTCAGGACGAAAAAGAAAAAGCCGAACATTTAATGTTGGTCGATTTAGCCCGTAACGACGTAGCCCGTATCAGTGTACCTGGCAGTCGTTATGTCAAAGAGCTGTTAAAGGTCGACCGTTACTCTTATGTCATGCATTTAGTCTCGCGTGTGGTTGGTACCTTAAAACCAGAGCTGGACGCTTTGCATGCCTATCAGGCCTGTATGAATATGGGCACCTTAGTCGGCGCACCTAAAGTGCGGGCTGCCGAACTGATTCGGGGTGTCGAGAAAAAACGCCGTGGCAGTTATGGTGGCGCTGTAGGTTATTTAGCTGGCAATGGCGATTTTGACAGCTGCATCGTGATTCGTTCTGCTTATGTTCAACAAGGCACAGCTTATATTCAGGCCGGTGCCGGTGTGGTGTACGACAGCGTAGCGCAAGCCGAAGCCGACGAAACCCGCAGCAAAGCTCAGGCTGTCATTAACGCTATTCAATCTGCAGGAGCTGCCGTATGA
- a CDS encoding tryptophan halogenase family protein, whose amino-acid sequence MLEPIQTIVIVGGGSSGWMSAALLAKLTGQCYRIELVESEQIGTVGVGEATIPAIKLYNHLCGVDEQEFIRVTGATFKLGIEFVNWGQKGDSYFHAFGALGRQWEWLSFYQYWLKLKQEGLALPFEHYCIASQMAQQHKFMPADPTKPKSPVSEIAYAYHFDASLYARYLRTLSEQRGVIRHEGMIKHVERDAVSGHIRHLVLEDGRQVAGDLFIDCSGLRALLIGQTMGVGYDDWSHWLPNDSAWAVPSARLAQLPPYTRSTAHEFGWQWRIPLQHRTGNGLVFSSAYVSDELAQQRLLQTLEQQQSADPRLIRFTTGKRKQMWVGNCVAIGLSSGFLEPLESTSLHLVQTAITRLVNLFPDRSFAQANTDHYNLLAAEEMAQIRDFIIAHYKVTERDDSEYWRYLKQMSVPDSLQQKLDIFQAYGRVHRVADELFREDSWVQVLLGQRLMPQHYDPMVDNKTLAQISDFAASTAHVITACVDKMPTHTDFIAGIAAH is encoded by the coding sequence ATGCTTGAACCTATTCAGACCATTGTGATCGTCGGAGGCGGCTCATCCGGTTGGATGAGCGCGGCCTTACTGGCGAAACTGACTGGGCAATGTTATCGGATTGAACTGGTTGAATCTGAACAGATTGGCACTGTAGGGGTTGGAGAAGCCACTATTCCTGCCATTAAGTTATACAACCATTTATGTGGCGTTGATGAGCAGGAGTTTATTCGCGTTACAGGGGCCACCTTTAAATTAGGTATTGAGTTTGTCAATTGGGGTCAAAAAGGCGATAGCTATTTTCATGCCTTTGGCGCCTTGGGTCGCCAGTGGGAATGGCTAAGCTTTTATCAGTACTGGCTGAAGTTAAAGCAGGAGGGTTTGGCTTTGCCTTTTGAGCACTACTGTATCGCCAGTCAGATGGCGCAGCAGCATAAGTTTATGCCAGCAGACCCCACTAAGCCGAAGTCACCCGTCAGTGAAATTGCCTACGCCTATCATTTTGACGCCAGCCTGTACGCCCGTTACCTGCGCACCTTAAGTGAGCAGCGTGGTGTAATTCGGCATGAAGGTATGATCAAGCATGTGGAGCGGGATGCGGTCAGTGGCCATATCCGGCATTTGGTGCTGGAGGATGGCAGACAAGTGGCCGGTGATTTGTTTATCGACTGCTCAGGGTTGCGGGCTTTATTGATTGGCCAGACTATGGGTGTTGGCTATGACGACTGGAGCCATTGGTTACCGAATGACAGTGCATGGGCTGTGCCTTCGGCAAGGCTTGCACAATTACCGCCTTATACCAGGTCTACTGCTCATGAGTTTGGCTGGCAGTGGCGTATTCCGCTGCAGCATCGAACCGGTAATGGTTTGGTGTTCAGTTCGGCTTATGTCAGTGATGAGCTGGCGCAACAACGCTTGTTGCAGACGCTGGAGCAGCAACAAAGTGCAGATCCACGGCTTATCCGCTTTACCACGGGCAAACGCAAACAGATGTGGGTTGGTAATTGTGTGGCTATTGGCTTGTCCAGTGGCTTCCTTGAACCGCTGGAGTCGACCAGTTTACATCTGGTGCAAACCGCTATTACCCGTCTGGTGAATTTGTTTCCTGATCGCAGTTTTGCTCAGGCGAATACCGATCATTACAACTTACTGGCCGCGGAGGAAATGGCTCAGATCCGCGATTTTATTATTGCGCATTACAAGGTGACAGAGCGCGATGACAGCGAGTACTGGCGCTACTTAAAGCAGATGAGTGTGCCGGACTCACTGCAACAAAAGCTGGATATTTTTCAGGCCTATGGCCGGGTGCATCGAGTGGCTGACGAGCTGTTTCGAGAAGATAGTTGGGTGCAGGTGTTATTAGGTCAGCGTCTGATGCCACAGCATTACGACCCTATGGTGGATAATAAAACCCTGGCTCAAATCAGCGATTTTGCCGCGTCCACAGCCCATGTGATTACCGCTTGTGTGGACAAAATGCCAACACATACAGATTTTATTGCCGGAATTGCCGCGCATTAA
- a CDS encoding AraC family transcriptional regulator, whose product MDTILFNFHDLLMVVTAFESLLLALLLAASSPRSSLSNWLLAAFLFCHFLIPLHELTFWGKLFRIWLLDISPNIFFLFSYAYFLDGPLLYFFVRALLYKDVRLQRKHLWHLTPLLLYTLHMLWNFYSLDHATRLDLIESQHIAYSSPHLYFEAMGRFVRVGYVICCFLLVWNYRKQLRHEQADLKTSDVAWLKLMLLSFLVIFGWDSALHCIKLYGLLTDNFNLELLNVVGLSSYYLNFIALNILIFLRFTAFSSVEPVSEQPLYEAKEEQNPLSDPLIVQKLEQLMLQQKFYAHPDITLDKLAEAAGYPAKKVSLTIKQAYQLNFYEYVNSHRITAAKKLLADKGPDAKTITDIYYEVGFNSKSVFNTFFKRLEGVTPSQYREKVISG is encoded by the coding sequence ATGGATACCATTCTGTTTAACTTCCATGACCTGCTTATGGTGGTCACGGCTTTTGAATCTCTGCTATTGGCTTTACTGCTGGCGGCCTCTTCACCACGATCGTCTTTAAGCAATTGGCTTTTAGCTGCGTTTTTGTTTTGCCACTTTTTGATCCCGCTGCATGAGCTGACGTTCTGGGGCAAATTGTTCCGTATCTGGCTGCTGGATATCTCGCCCAATATTTTTTTCCTGTTCAGCTACGCCTACTTTTTAGATGGCCCTTTGCTGTACTTTTTTGTCAGAGCTTTGTTGTATAAAGATGTACGGTTACAACGAAAACATCTGTGGCATCTGACACCTTTGCTGCTCTATACGCTGCATATGCTGTGGAATTTTTATTCGTTGGATCATGCAACACGCCTCGATCTGATTGAAAGTCAGCACATAGCCTACTCTTCTCCGCATTTGTATTTTGAAGCTATGGGACGTTTTGTCCGGGTGGGTTATGTGATTTGCTGTTTCCTGCTGGTCTGGAATTACCGTAAGCAATTGCGGCACGAACAAGCCGATCTGAAAACCTCAGATGTGGCCTGGTTAAAACTGATGTTGCTGTCTTTTCTGGTGATTTTTGGCTGGGACAGCGCTTTACACTGCATCAAACTGTATGGCCTACTCACCGACAACTTTAATTTAGAACTGCTAAATGTAGTCGGATTATCCAGTTATTATCTAAACTTTATCGCGCTGAACATTCTGATTTTCTTACGTTTTACTGCATTTTCCAGCGTAGAACCAGTCAGCGAACAGCCTCTGTATGAAGCCAAAGAAGAACAAAACCCGCTGTCTGATCCGCTGATAGTGCAAAAACTGGAGCAACTCATGCTGCAACAGAAGTTTTATGCTCATCCGGATATCACCCTGGACAAGCTGGCCGAAGCTGCAGGCTATCCAGCGAAAAAAGTGTCGCTGACTATAAAGCAAGCCTATCAGCTGAATTTCTATGAGTATGTAAACAGTCATAGGATCACCGCCGCTAAAAAACTGCTGGCCGACAAAGGCCCAGATGCCAAAACCATTACCGACATCTATTACGAAGTGGGTTTTAATAGTAAATCCGTGTTTAATACTTTTTTTAAACGGCTCGAAGGGGTTACGCCCAGTCAGTACAGAGAAAAAGTGATTTCCGGATAA
- a CDS encoding aminodeoxychorismate/anthranilate synthase component II — protein MSVVYLLDNLDSFSYNLVDEVAQLGFSLKLYRNTVPAAYIFEKMQQEQQPVVLLLSPGPGAPAEAGSMPALISLCAGKFPMLGICLGHQALVEHYGGVVGRAGETVHGKTSIISLSDHQVFGTLPKQFPVARYHSLMATEVPDSLQVIASYQHIPMAIVHEEHKALGYQFHPESILTTLGKPLLKQSLDYLMQSQGAAL, from the coding sequence ATGAGCGTTGTGTACCTTTTAGATAATTTAGACTCCTTTAGCTACAACCTGGTGGATGAAGTCGCACAGTTAGGTTTTAGCTTAAAGCTGTACCGCAATACGGTGCCAGCTGCCTATATCTTCGAAAAAATGCAGCAGGAACAACAGCCTGTGGTACTGCTGTTATCGCCTGGCCCTGGCGCTCCGGCAGAAGCCGGCTCTATGCCTGCACTGATTTCGCTTTGTGCTGGCAAATTCCCCATGCTGGGCATTTGTTTGGGTCATCAAGCCTTGGTGGAGCATTATGGTGGTGTGGTCGGCCGGGCCGGTGAAACTGTGCACGGTAAAACTTCTATAATTTCACTTTCGGATCACCAGGTGTTTGGTACCTTACCTAAACAGTTCCCGGTAGCGCGTTATCACTCATTAATGGCCACCGAAGTGCCGGATTCCTTACAGGTCATTGCCAGCTATCAGCATATTCCTATGGCGATAGTGCACGAAGAGCACAAAGCTTTGGGTTACCAATTCCATCCGGAATCTATTCTGACTACCTTAGGTAAACCTTTGTTAAAACAGAGTCTGGACTACTTAATGCAAAGCCAGGGAGCAGCCTTATGA
- a CDS encoding TonB-dependent receptor, which translates to MKKTKLGSAIQQILGLAVGVTLLPSLAMAQQAETDAQTKQKADDKIEVISVMGIRRSMETTIDIKKNEASIVEAVSAEDIGKLPDQSIAESLTRLPGLAGQRVNGRVQVISIRGLAPDFSTTTLNGRQQASAGDNRAVEYDQYPSELINGAVVYKTSDLAIAGMGLSGTVDMRTIRPLAHGEQTLMMNLRGEKSSFDQMHPEVSANGWRGSVSYIDQFADDTIGVAVGFAHMDTPTQVKHYKAWEWNTVETALEGTDNDDALGLVGQEVTAVARSQVRDGVMAVFEFKPNDQLHSTIDTYYSKFEQDEIMRGVMWFTNQWTGDGMQFENPTFTEFGGTKVVQSGTATNLRPVLRNDNNTRDDELKAIGWNTIYTVDRWTLELDLSYSGSEREEQVLETYAGLNNSGFDSIGFDLTPHGFPTYTPATDYTDVNQVQLSDPAPWGGWGHDGSIRYPHVKEQIREAEASARYDLTDTSLGTNFSSIDFGMNFTKRTKDKVVDDNDLFLKNDRAPVSIDPSLLVSPTSLDFAGIPGVISYDILPTVDRYYDVKPILDTNRWNKAWGVDEEVLTSYLRMNLDTEVFGLPLKGNFGTQVVQTDQLSSGFLASDYDPDNPATLVQVETGASYTDVLPALNLSLEVLDDQFVRFAAGKTMARPRMDEMRASITAGVGVDSRRWSGSSGNPELEPWRAKALDLTYEAYFDGSTYIAAGAFYKKLDSYIYTQNFDFDFSNAPNNSTIEPISPIGNMSRPANGQGGNIKGLELSMSIDFGNYYAPLEGFGFIGSQSWSDSSIQPDGPGTSSKLPGLSDRVRDLTLYFEQNGFSARVSQRYRSEFRGEVVQLFATRGYTEVLADKQVDAQLSYSFDEGRFDGVTLLMQVNNLTNSPYTTRLNTLQGGGSYFPEVYEEYGRQFLLGVSYKL; encoded by the coding sequence ATGAAAAAAACCAAGTTAGGCAGTGCCATTCAACAGATCTTAGGTCTGGCTGTTGGCGTTACATTGTTGCCATCGCTGGCGATGGCTCAGCAAGCTGAAACTGATGCTCAGACAAAGCAGAAGGCAGATGACAAAATTGAAGTCATTTCGGTGATGGGCATCCGTCGTAGTATGGAAACCACCATTGATATTAAAAAGAATGAAGCTTCTATTGTTGAAGCTGTGTCGGCAGAAGACATTGGCAAATTGCCGGATCAGAGTATTGCCGAATCCCTGACCCGTTTACCTGGCTTAGCCGGACAGCGGGTGAATGGCCGGGTGCAGGTGATCTCTATTCGTGGTCTGGCTCCGGATTTCTCTACGACGACGTTAAATGGCCGCCAACAAGCCAGTGCCGGTGATAACAGAGCCGTGGAATACGATCAGTATCCTTCCGAGCTGATTAATGGTGCTGTTGTTTATAAAACCTCAGATTTAGCTATAGCAGGTATGGGCTTATCAGGTACTGTCGATATGCGCACCATCCGGCCTTTGGCTCATGGCGAGCAAACCCTGATGATGAACCTTCGGGGTGAAAAAAGCTCCTTTGATCAAATGCACCCTGAAGTGTCAGCTAATGGCTGGCGTGGCAGTGTCTCTTATATCGACCAATTTGCCGACGATACTATAGGTGTCGCTGTCGGTTTTGCTCATATGGATACACCCACTCAGGTCAAACATTACAAAGCCTGGGAATGGAACACGGTCGAAACAGCTCTGGAAGGCACAGACAATGACGATGCGCTGGGTTTAGTCGGTCAGGAAGTAACAGCTGTAGCTCGTAGTCAGGTGCGTGATGGCGTGATGGCTGTATTTGAATTTAAGCCCAACGATCAGCTGCACAGTACTATTGATACCTACTACTCCAAATTCGAACAAGATGAAATTATGCGTGGCGTGATGTGGTTCACTAACCAGTGGACAGGCGACGGCATGCAGTTTGAAAATCCGACTTTTACTGAGTTTGGTGGTACTAAAGTGGTTCAAAGTGGCACAGCAACCAACCTGCGTCCTGTGTTGCGTAATGACAACAACACGCGCGACGATGAACTCAAAGCCATAGGCTGGAATACTATTTATACAGTGGATCGCTGGACTCTGGAGCTGGATTTATCCTATTCAGGCTCTGAGCGTGAAGAGCAGGTACTTGAAACTTACGCTGGTTTAAACAATAGCGGTTTTGACTCCATTGGTTTTGACCTGACGCCTCATGGCTTCCCCACCTACACCCCTGCGACAGATTACACTGATGTCAATCAGGTGCAGCTAAGTGACCCTGCACCCTGGGGCGGTTGGGGCCATGACGGTTCTATTCGTTATCCTCATGTCAAAGAGCAAATCCGCGAAGCCGAAGCAAGCGCCCGTTATGATTTAACTGACACAAGCCTTGGCACTAATTTTAGCTCCATTGATTTTGGTATGAATTTCACTAAACGCACCAAAGATAAAGTGGTGGACGATAACGACCTGTTTTTGAAAAACGACAGAGCGCCTGTCTCTATAGACCCTTCGTTGCTGGTGAGCCCAACCTCGCTGGATTTTGCCGGTATACCTGGCGTGATTTCATACGACATTTTACCAACGGTCGACCGCTATTATGATGTGAAGCCAATTCTGGATACCAACAGATGGAATAAAGCCTGGGGTGTGGATGAAGAAGTCTTGACCAGCTATCTGCGGATGAATCTGGATACTGAAGTCTTTGGATTGCCACTCAAAGGTAACTTTGGTACTCAGGTGGTGCAAACCGATCAGCTGTCCAGCGGTTTCCTTGCCAGCGATTATGATCCGGACAATCCGGCCACTTTGGTTCAGGTGGAAACCGGCGCTTCTTATACCGATGTATTGCCGGCGCTGAACCTGAGTCTGGAAGTACTGGACGATCAGTTTGTCCGTTTTGCTGCGGGTAAAACCATGGCACGACCGCGTATGGATGAAATGCGCGCCAGTATTACCGCTGGTGTTGGCGTGGATTCACGGCGCTGGAGCGGCAGCAGTGGTAACCCTGAACTGGAACCATGGCGTGCTAAAGCTTTGGATTTAACCTACGAAGCTTATTTTGATGGCAGTACTTATATTGCAGCTGGTGCTTTTTATAAAAAGCTGGACAGCTATATCTACACCCAGAATTTTGACTTTGATTTTTCCAACGCACCGAATAATTCCACCATTGAACCTATCAGTCCTATTGGCAATATGAGCCGGCCTGCCAACGGCCAGGGCGGTAATATCAAAGGGCTGGAGCTGAGTATGTCGATTGATTTTGGCAATTACTACGCGCCGTTGGAAGGTTTTGGTTTTATTGGTAGTCAATCCTGGTCGGATTCAAGTATTCAGCCTGATGGCCCTGGCACTTCAAGCAAGCTGCCGGGCTTGTCAGACCGGGTGCGTGATTTAACGCTGTACTTCGAACAAAACGGTTTTTCAGCCAGGGTGAGTCAACGTTACCGCTCTGAATTCCGTGGTGAAGTGGTGCAGCTGTTTGCGACGCGGGGTTACACCGAAGTGCTGGCGGACAAACAAGTAGATGCTCAGTTGAGTTACAGCTTTGATGAAGGCCGTTTTGATGGCGTGACTTTATTGATGCAGGTGAACAACCTGACCAACTCACCTTATACCACTCGTCTGAATACACTGCAGGGCGGTGGTAGTTACTTCCCTGAAGTTTATGAAGAATATGGCCGGCAGTTCCTGCTGGGCGTGAGTTACAAGCTCTAG
- a CDS encoding tetratricopeptide repeat protein: MKKLNFIFLYMLSGVALWLTTLVFPFQSTEELILKLRLNYKSVELYFFSDKKQHEQLLAIYRAALYGQLSIQTEQQLERQLDAYLAVLGFVNTADQLEVQRYLKKALLLEQSSSIQPLSAPLMVSQAQLRLYAHQDAEAMRIFQLALQRFEHQDAAHSKRGIALEELCNLHWQKAEFTLAMERCKQSLKWSQSSKLATTADKATSLHNLALVELQLSNAETAKQLFLQAIEQRKSSPTAVSLEQANHLQGLASAYADLTEFKQAEQALIQALEITEQVLPPNDSRLTQIIQNISENMAEQGQYSTAYKYSEYALKLASTDPNYAEADLASIYHQLASRAQDLSLLSEAEEHYQSALTLLRSAHNGDHQEVATLLNNIGSLYSDKNDTEKSKHYHQQSLTMRLKLFGERHPDVAMSQNNLALVLDDLGDTAAAQKLLEQAVETLRPILGPTHLSVSTMEVNLGRMYKELGDSRAEHLLKTALVNQQNTLGSKHPKLLPTLVGLADYYKDQNKLLDAEQLYHRALTIAETSLPPEHPDLASCLYRLARIYQLKQEYAKAELFYLKELRILRHNKSPAEEIQGTLKRLVQVLKASGKTAEARKLQQEI, translated from the coding sequence ATGAAAAAACTCAATTTCATCTTTTTATATATGTTGTCAGGCGTTGCGCTTTGGCTTACGACACTGGTATTTCCATTTCAGTCGACAGAGGAACTGATTTTAAAACTGCGCCTGAATTATAAATCGGTCGAATTGTATTTTTTTTCCGACAAAAAACAGCATGAACAATTGCTGGCCATTTACAGAGCTGCTCTTTACGGGCAACTGAGCATTCAAACAGAGCAGCAACTGGAGCGACAATTAGATGCATATTTAGCAGTTTTGGGATTCGTGAACACTGCTGATCAGCTAGAAGTCCAACGCTATCTCAAAAAAGCTCTCTTACTAGAGCAAAGTTCATCGATTCAGCCTTTGTCAGCGCCATTAATGGTCTCACAAGCGCAACTCAGGCTATATGCTCATCAGGACGCCGAAGCTATGCGCATATTTCAGCTTGCGCTTCAACGCTTTGAACATCAGGATGCTGCACACAGCAAACGTGGTATCGCGCTGGAAGAGTTGTGTAATTTACATTGGCAAAAAGCAGAATTTACTCTAGCGATGGAGCGCTGCAAACAAAGTTTGAAATGGAGCCAGAGCTCAAAACTGGCAACAACAGCCGATAAGGCGACATCTTTACATAATCTTGCACTAGTTGAATTGCAACTTAGTAATGCCGAAACTGCAAAACAATTGTTTCTGCAGGCAATTGAGCAACGAAAGTCCTCGCCCACAGCTGTTAGTTTGGAACAAGCCAATCATTTGCAAGGGCTAGCCTCCGCTTACGCCGACCTCACAGAGTTTAAACAAGCTGAACAAGCTTTAATCCAAGCTTTGGAAATCACTGAGCAAGTGCTGCCCCCAAATGACAGCCGTTTGACTCAAATAATCCAAAATATCTCAGAAAATATGGCAGAACAGGGTCAATACAGCACAGCCTACAAATACAGCGAGTATGCGCTAAAGTTAGCATCAACTGACCCAAACTATGCCGAAGCAGACTTAGCTTCTATTTACCACCAACTAGCGTCCAGGGCTCAGGATCTTTCTCTGCTGAGTGAAGCAGAGGAGCATTACCAATCAGCTTTAACACTGCTGCGTTCAGCCCACAATGGGGATCATCAGGAGGTCGCAACATTATTAAACAATATAGGGTCTCTGTATTCAGACAAAAACGATACTGAAAAATCAAAACACTACCATCAGCAATCCTTAACTATGCGTTTAAAACTTTTTGGAGAAAGACATCCAGACGTAGCCATGTCGCAGAACAATCTGGCGTTAGTTCTGGACGACCTAGGAGATACCGCTGCTGCGCAAAAACTGTTAGAGCAAGCAGTAGAAACATTAAGACCAATCTTGGGCCCTACCCACCTGAGTGTCAGCACAATGGAGGTTAATTTAGGCCGCATGTATAAGGAGTTAGGTGATAGCCGGGCAGAACACTTGCTGAAAACAGCCTTGGTTAATCAGCAGAATACTTTAGGCTCTAAACATCCTAAACTACTGCCCACTCTGGTTGGTTTAGCTGATTATTACAAAGACCAGAATAAACTGCTGGATGCTGAACAGCTTTACCACCGGGCACTGACTATAGCTGAAACCTCACTCCCTCCAGAGCATCCTGATTTGGCAAGCTGCCTGTATAGACTGGCACGCATTTATCAGCTCAAACAAGAATACGCCAAAGCCGAACTCTTTTACCTAAAAGAGCTTCGCATACTGCGACATAATAAAAGTCCGGCCGAAGAAATTCAGGGGACGCTCAAACGGTTAGTTCAGGTACTGAAGGCATCAGGCAAAACCGCTGAGGCCAGAAAATTACAACAAGAAATTTAG